A window from Cygnus olor isolate bCygOlo1 chromosome 13, bCygOlo1.pri.v2, whole genome shotgun sequence encodes these proteins:
- the BCORL1 gene encoding BCL-6 corepressor-like protein 1, producing MISTAPLYSGVHNWTSTERIRMCGLNEERRAPLSDEESKTNSSQHLGSQEFCVSSSLSKVELTAVSGDGSSAQDADGKVEEKLGPKLEEQPPDPNPNAECVGKTVKDDIQGPLASQGDGRGQEPAIPRAAEQESSGADAAWTPADPPSDKQADVPPACSVAPESEPAGKEKTTLSTGAQGPAVLAEGTLSVVASGCNTSASTPATFTLSRVCFPTSQAPAMQKVPLSFQPGTVLSPSQSLVYIPPPSCGQPLTVATLPSTLGVSSTLTLPVLPSYLHERCLPGIIASPELRSYPYTFSVTRPLAPDAKVVSVELSCSSPSGGSGAQTAADGAPPSTAGPSLSPSQPAPAASCGSTAPSSGTGTHARAPAAPEPHAPGTATSVSPLKSPPQLEREMVSSPECSEMPLDLSSKSNRQKLPPPSQRKTPPMPILTPVHTSGKALLTTVLSKSQRAAQSAGSSVTSCLSTTPPFVIFPDFLRNGEQGSWVKNTTLISTIPGTYVGVANPVPASLLLSKDPGVSFSRDPRHLPKQEPISIIDQGEPRSTGVPCGKKGNQAGAERQQDPARRLHGRVTPGAPLCQSKDISTWNPVQGSVYPRCPVNGKPSNPQLLPLGWSPYHQTPLLSIGISTTGQLPPNQNSSCKPAGTGELPTFLSVQPTESSTAAQSLPEGLPRLPPVEREAASKGKSCRALPKLCEEQANPVPLNASPSPQSTALDGKGGKGKVDSPQKSQECDGPEADSSKEGNVQTETPQGSCSLKQSDAKPKNQVLAAYLSHDLPAVGQQSLRMIPEAPAASQRKELGCEGSQQPPAAEPLQCVRQVDLCRVKKERVECDVSFASVTCLRAGAAPQAFAEVKLKGVGQIKQEGSVRCKSKRQHDGDARQAQKRLKCKAQDGEESPSKLGSQSMHGRKWRKHHDNLHELSKREGRTGLGSVKDHNSLRVKRKRRRPAKTEFPSPAHRGDSHEEGCLEKKPKNNFRDFIPVVLSSRTRSQSGSIAGSSASVTGECDVTGQGILPLLEEDEEEEEEEEEEETSLKRRKLRKSHRASRYHSRRARDRSLSERSSCHARRTRELPWRVEAPRQLWEPNDEEEDDSHIKRKKRRRQKSRRYQTGEYLTEREEERVGFPHRRRKSKADFRYRKQKEAAQGKGTELQLRSRLSPSPRKSQGHPDFRNGFFLESSDSSPVQEELEKPSGKRKCKTKHLAGICDEGKVKGCWIQPKMRSLKKPQDSWPLCKSHCVSPGNSPELPVAQHIPPEARRLIVNKNAGETLLQRAARLGYKDVVLYCLQKKSSDVNHRDNAGYTALHEACARGWIDILHILLEHGANVNCSAQDGTRPVHDAVANDNLETMWLLLSYGADPTLATYSGQTAVKLANSDVMKRFLCDYLLDLQGRADGDPQTAWDFYSSSVLEGKDTIGCDLLLNPPGSSDQEEEEQDPDNFMFEFSDKPLLPSYNLQVSVSRGPSNWFLFSDVLKRLKLSSRIFQARFPHFEIATLPRAEFQRQVALSQVLAQDEVQESPEPAQGAAETVELVHYEPELLQLLGSAVEYEAWSS from the exons ATGATCTCTACAGCACCTCTCTATAGCGGGGTGCACAACTGGACCAGCACAGAGCGGATTCGCATGTGTGGCCTCAACGAGGAGAG GAGAGCCCCACTTTCTGATGAGGAGTCTAAAACGAACAGCTCCCAGCACTTGGGGTCTCAAGAGTTTTGCGTCAGCAGCAGCCTTTCCAAG GTGGAGCTCACAGCAGTCAGCGGTGAtggcagcagtgcccaggatGCAGATGGCAAGGTGGAGGAAAAGCTTGGACCCAAACTGGAAGAGCAGCCGCCTGATCCCAACCCGAACGCAGAGTGTGTGGGAAAGACTGTGAAAGATGACATCCAGGGCCCTCTGGCAAGCCAGGGGGATGGCAGAGGGCAGGAGCCTGCAAtccccagagctgctgagcaggagagcagcgGTGCTGATGCTGCCTGGACACCTGCAGATCCTCCCAGTGACAAGCAGGCTGACGTTCCTCCAGCCTGCTCTGTGGCTCCAGAGAGCGAGCctgctgggaaggagaaaacCACCCTGAGCACTGGAGCACAAGggccagcagtgctggcagaagGGACGTTGTCTGTGGTTGCTTCCGGCTGCAACACCTCAGCCTCCACCCCTGCTACTTTTACTTTGAGTAGAGTGTGCTTTCCCACATCTCAGGCCCCTGCTATGCAAAAAGTGCCCCTGTCCTTTCAGCCTGGGACAGTTCTGAGCCCGAGCCAGTCGCTAGTGTACATCCCACCACCTAGCTGCGGGCAGCCGCTCACTGTGGCTACACTTCCAAGCACCTTAGGGGTCTCCTCCACACTCACCCTCCCTGTCCTGCCTTCTTACCTACATGAGCGTTGCCTTCCAGGCATTATTGCCTCCCCAGAGCTGCGCTCCTACCCCTACACCTTCTCTGTCACCAGGCCCTTGGCTCCAGATGCCAAAGTGGTGTCTGTGGAGCTTAGCTGCTCTTCACCTTCAGGTGGAAGTGGTGCCCAGACCGCTGCCGATGGCGCTCCCCCGTCCACAGCTGGCCCTTCCCTCTCGCCCAGCCAGCCTGCACCGGCAGCATCATGTGGAAGCACTGCTCCCTCTTCTGGCACTGGCACGCACGCCAGAGCCCCGGCAGCGCCTGAGCCGCATGCACCGGGGACCGCTACTTCAGTCTCTCCTCTGAAGTCTCCTCCGCAGCTGGAGCGTGAGATGGTCTCCTCTCCAGAGTGCAGCGAGATGCCGCTCGATCTCTCCTCGAAGTCCAATCGCCAGAAGCTGCCTCCGCCCAGTCAACGCAAAACACCTCCGATGCCCATCCTCACGCCCGTGCACACCAGCGGCAAAGCACTTCTCACCACGGTCCTGTCCAAGTCCCAGCGTGCAGCACAAAGCGCAGGCAGCAGCGTCACCTCGTGTCTCAGCACCACCCCGCCCTTTGTCATCTTCCCCGACTTCCTGCGTAACGGAGAGCAGGGCTCCTGGGTGAAGAACACCACGCTCATTAGCACCATTCCGGGCACCTATGTCGGCGTCGCCAACCCAGtgcctgcctccctgctgctcagcaagGACCCCGGCGTGAGCTTCAGCAGGGACCCACGCCACCTTCCCAAGCAGGAGCCTATTTCCATCATTGACCAGGGAGAGCCTCGAAGCACTGGGGTTCCCTGCGGGAAGAAAGGCAACCAAGCTGGAGCAGAGAGACAGCAGGATCCTGCCAGGAGACTTCATGGCAGAGTTACTCCAGGAGCTCCTTTGTGTCAATCCAAGGACATCTCCACCTGGAACCCTGTCCAGGGAAGTGTGTACCCACGCTGCCCCGTGAACGGAAAACCTTCCAATCCTCAGCTCCTGCCTCTTGGCTGGTCTCCTTATCATCAAACCCCCCTGCTTTCGATTGGCATCTCCACGACAGGGCAGCTGCCCCCAAACCAGAACAGCTCCTGCAAGCCAGCTGGTACAGGCGAGCTCCCGACGTTCCTGAGCGTGCAGCCGACGGAGTCCAGCACCGCAGCCCAGAGCCTGCCGGAGGGGCTGCCCAGGCTCCCGCCTGTGGAACGGGAAGCTGCGTCCAAGGGCAAGAGCTGCCGGGCCTTGCCCAAACTCTGTGAGGAGCAGGCCAATCCAGTCCCACTGAATGCAAGTCCATCTCCTCAGAGCACTGCTTTGGAtgggaaggggggaaaggggaaggtgGACAGCCCTCAGAAGAGTCAAGAGTGCGATGGACCAGAAGCTGACTCCAGTAAAGAGGGCAATGTACAGACTGAGACTCCCCAGGGGAGCTGTAGCCTCAAACAGTCGGATGCAAAGCCTAAAAACCAAGTGTTAGCAGCGTACTTGTCTCATGATCTGCCCGCAGTCGGGCAGCAGAGTCTGCGAATGATTCCAGAGGCACCCGCGGCGAGTCAGCGCAAGGAGCTGGGCTGCGAAGGCTCCCAGCAGCCGCCAGCTGCAGAGCCCCTCCAGTGCGTGCGCCAGGTGGATCTGTGCAGGGTCAAGAAGGAGCGAGTGGAGTGTGACGTGTCATTTGCATCTGTGACTTGCTtgcgggctggggctgctccgcAGGCCTTTGCCGAGGTCAAGCTCAAAGGCGTGGGCCAGATCAAGCAAGAGGGCAGCGTGCGCTGCAAATCCAAGCGGCAGCATGATGGGGACGCCAGGCAGGCGCAAAAGAGACTGAAGTGCAAAGCGCAGGATGGTGAGGAGTCCCCGAGCAAATTGGGGAGCCAGAGCATGCACGGCCGGAAG TGGCGAAAACACCACGACAATCTGCATGAACTCAGCAAGCGAGAAGGCCGAACTGGCCTGGGATCAGTGAAGGATCACAACAGCCTCAGGGTAAAGCGTAAGCGTAGGAGGCCAGCGAAGACAGAGTTCCCATCTCCAGCACACCGTGGGGACAGCCACGAGGAAG GTTGCCTTGAGAAGAAGCCCAAGAACAACTTTCGGGATTTCATTccggtggtgctgagcagccggACACGCAGTCAGTCGG GAAGCATTGCTGGCTCTTCAGCTAGTGTGACGGGAGAGTGTGATGTGACTGGCCAAGGCATTTTACCATTGTtggaggaggatgaggaagaagaggaggaagaagaggaggaagagacaTCCTTGAAACGTCGCAAGCTGCGGAAATCCCACCGAGCATCACGCTATCACAGTCGCAGGGCCAGGGACAGGTCTCTGTCGGAGAGGAGCAGCTGTCATGCAAGGAGAACCCGGGAGCTGCCCTGGAGAGTGGAAGCACCCAGGCAGCTATGGGAGCCCAACGACGAGGAGGAGGATGACAGCcacatcaaaagaaagaaaaggagacgACAGAAAAGTCGGAGATACCAGACAGGGGAGTATTTGACTGAACGAGAGGAAGAACGAGTGGGCTTCCCCCACAGGAGGCGAAAATCCAAAGCAG ATTTTAGGTACCGGAAGCAGAAGGAGGCTGCGCAGGGTAAAGGCACAGAGCTACAGCTGAGGAGCAGGCTTTCCCCATCCCCCCGAAAATCTCAAGGACATCCAGACTTTCGAAATGGCTTTTTCCTGGAGAGCTCAGACAGTTCTCCTGTCCAAGAAGAGCTAGAGAAACCATCAGGAAAACGCAAATGTAAAACCAAACACCTGGCAGGAATCTGTGATGAGGGGAAG gtgAAAGGATGCTGGATCCAGCCCAAAATGCGCTCTCTGAAGAAGCCCCAGGACTCGTGGCCACTTTGCAAATCCCATTGTGTCAGCCCAGGGAACTCCCCTGAGTTGCCTGTGGCCCAGCACATTCCTCCTGAAGCACGACGGCTGATAGTGAACAAAAATGCAGGGGAGACCCTTCTGCAGCGAGCAGCTCGCCTGGGCTACAAG GACGTGGTGCTCTATTGCCTGCAGAAAAAGAGCAGTGACGTGAACCATCGCGACAATGCTGGCTACACAGCTCTGCACGAAGCCTGTGCGCGAGGATGGATCGACATCCTCCACATCCTGCTAGAGCACGGCGCCAACGTGAACTGCAGTGCGCAGGATGGCACAAG GCCTGTCCATGATGCGGTGGCAAATGACAACCTGGAAACCATGTGGCTTCTACTTTCTTATGGTGCTGATCCCACTCTGGCCACTTACTCTGGGCAGACAGCTGTGAAGCTTGCCAACAGTGATGTGATGAAGCGCTTCCTCTGCG ATTACCTTTTGGATCTCCAGGGGCGTGCTGATGGGGATCCTCAAACAGCATGGGACTTCTACAGCAGCTCTGTACTCG AGGGGAAAGATACCATTGGATGCGATCTTCTGCTCAACCCTCCAGGAAGCTCAgaccaggaggaagaggagcaagaTCCTGACAACTTCATGTTTGAGTTCTCAGACAAGCCGCTGCTTCCCAGCTATAACCTCCAAGTGTCAGTCTCTCGCGG GCCCAGCAACTGGTTCCTCTTCTCCGACGTGCTCAAGCGCCTGAAGCTGTCCTCCCGCATATTCCAGGCCCGCTTCCCACACTTTGAGATCGCCACGCTGCCCAGGGCGGAGTTCCAGCGCCAGGTCGCCCTCAGCCAGGTGCTGGCCCAGGACGAGGTGCAGGAGAGCCCCGAGCCAGCGCAGGGTGCTGCAGAGACAGTGGAGCTGGTGCACTACGAGCccgagctgctgcagctgctgggttcGGCGGTGGAGTATGAGGCCTGGAGCAGCTGA